Part of the Mus caroli chromosome 1, CAROLI_EIJ_v1.1, whole genome shotgun sequence genome, ATGAGATCTGAGATTGAAAAGTTAATTATTCTACAAACTGCTAACATAAACAAAGCACTGTAATACAGGCTGCAGCCAGAGGACAGGTTGCTCTTTCTATGTTTGTCCCTTCCTTAAGAGTCATATTACCTGTAAACGACTGCTCTTTGCCCTTATTTTCACAAGTAAGGGATTTCAGAGGGTAGAACACTCCGTTGCCCTCATTGTGCAGAAAAATCTTACTTTTGTACCTACTATTTTTTTTTGCCGTAACCCTGCCAAGAAAAAGGATCAAATTTGCAGCACTAAgtgagaaaaggaaggcagggtACTGGTGCTTGTTTATCCTTCTTCTGCATTAAGAATGCCTCCCTTCTCACCATCCCATGAACTTGCTGTCCTGATGGCACCTTACATAGTCCTGCCTTGGACTGCATGCTTTCTGATACTGCCCTGTTTCTTGGCCTCTTGTGAAGCAGTTGTAAGTCTGGAAAAGTGTTGGCAGCCTTCCAGTTTCATAGACCACCTATCAGGAACTTGATAATCTGTTTTACTTAGGTTATTGATTCCCATTGCTTCATTAAAACTACTTAATAATATTTGccattgtttaaaaacaaaaacacatgccTTCATTATGCCTAAGATTGAGAGAGTCAATCTTCTGTTATGGGTTGTTTTAAGTATTAtatgggaaagggaagagaaatgggtttttcttttgaagttagGGACTGCCTGTCTTAGTACCCCACGATTAGTATTGAAATTTgtactttagtttctttttttttttaacatatttttttattagatattttctttttatacatttcaaatgctatcctgaaagttcttctataccctccctctgccctgctctcttacccactcactcccacttcttggccctggcattcctctgtactggggcatataaagtttgcaataccaaggagcctctcttcccagtgatggccgactaggccatcttctgctacagatgcagctagagatacgagctctgggggtgctggttagctcatattgtcgttctacctatagggttgcagaccccttcagctccttgggtgcttcctctagcttctccattgggggccctgtgttctatcttatagatgactgtgagcatccacttctgtatttgccaggcactggcatagcctcatatgagacaccTATAACatggtcccttcagcaaaatctttctggcatatgcaatagtatctgggtttggtggctgattatgggatggatccctgagtggggtagtctctggatagtccatcctttcatcttagctccaaactttgtctctgtgactcttgtgCTTTAGTTTCAAGACAATTATCTCCTACATTGATGAGCAGTTTGAACGCTACCTACATGATGAGAGTGGACTGAACAGGCGTCACATCATTGATAACAGGGTACATTGTTGCTTCTACTTCATTTCACCTTTTGGACATGGGTGAGTCAGTTGTTTACCTCAGAAACCTCTTGCATGTTGTAATATATGAATGAGATgattttgagaagaaaaatggTATGTTTCTATGCTTTCCCTAAATGTGTGGCATTTGAACATTGATTTTAGACTGAAGCCCTTAGATGTTGCATTTATGAAAGCGATACACAATAAGGTGAATATTGTGCCTGTCATTGCGAAAGCTGACACTCTCACTCTGAAGGAGCGTGAGCGGCTAAAGAAAAGGGTGAGTAGAAAGGAGATGGCCACCTATGCCTTCTCAGCAGGATTTTGAGCCAGCTACCCaggaagtagaaggaagaaagatttcaACTGCGTTGCCAGAAGCAGGACTAtagaattcatttctttttgtgtattGGAACTCAAAGAGTACTCAATATTTGTAAggttttgagggtttttgttctttttattttcatcctCATGGAAGAATCAAATTTGTATAGTTAACACTTTTAGATAAAAATAACCTCATTGAGTAGGACGTGGCTGAGGGAGTATAAGAAGCTCCCACAAGTACTAAGTTGAGGGATGTGACATGGAAGTGTTGTCTCTCTTCACctgtgtgcttttttgtttttgtttttttaagatactAGAGGCATATGCCACCTTGCCCAGCTCAAgattaatcaattaatcaattaataCATTTTGatactttgagacagtctctcagtgtagccttggctgttgtGCAACTTACCATATAGATCACAGTGGCCTCGCCTTtgccaccaagtgctgggattactctCAAAATTCTTTTTGCTTGCATAATATACTCTTCCTCCCATTCAGTGACTATGTGTGAGACTCTGTGGTGTGAGACTCCTGTATTGCCCATGAACTTTTAGGTGCTTATCGTATCTGTTTGGCCTCTGGCTCTTGTCTTGGTAGGTGATTGTGAGAGTATTTTCAGCTTAGCTGCTGTGTTGAGGCTATTACTAGTATTCCTATTGTTTTTTATGTTGAAAGTGAGTGTGTATGATTGTTGCTATTATTGTTATTCTTACAGACAGAAAAACTCCCAAACAACCTTTTTGGCTGTTTCTAAATTACTTGAAAATAACTTACCAGTTATTTGGCCATTGATACACAAATGATTCTTACATATTTCttggtggattttgtttttggtatttttatttaaggGAATCtcgctatgtagctctggcctatctggaacttgccatgtacaCCAAACTGGCTTGAACTTGCAgctgtctgtttctgcctctacttcctgagtatAATTCTTGTAAATTTCAATTATGAGTTATCTAGTTAAAATAATATGTCCTTAACTAAAATTGATTCTAGTTTTGTTATTGTTCCAGATTTTGGATGAAATTGAAGAGCATAGCATTAAAATCTATCACTTACCTGATGCagagtcagatgaagatgaagacttTAAGGAACAGACTAGACTCCTCAAGGTAAGAGCTAACTTCAGACATACAGCATGAACAGTTCCTGTTCCCTGCGTTCttgtgtacatattttaaaagacacataTGGCCAAGGAAGCTTCACTGACAGAAGATTGGGAAGGTCATATTATAGTAATATATTTTGGTGTCAACATATTTATGAAAGTTTTAAGAATTGAAAATGTCATTGCAggctgagagatggttcagtggttaagagagcactgtcttgctcttccaaaggaccagggtttaattcccagcacacacatagcttacagctgtctgtaacaccagttccaaggTTCTGACACCCTCAGACcaatgcacatacaataaaattaaataaatctacaaaagaaaaaagaaaagaaatgtcattgCAAAATTGGTTTGTTTAGACTCTGTCCATGTGAGAAATAACTGGTCTGTGTAAGTAAAATGTATATCCGTTTAGCACTCAGTCAGATGTAGTTAAGGCCAGGCATTCTGGCACACCCATTTAATATCAGTACTGGGGAcactgggagatagaggcagtTGATCACTGTGAGGTGGAGGTCAGTCTGCTCTACATAGCTAATTCTGGGCCATCTATAACTATGTATTGAGacctttctcttttacttttttgtctttctcaaaaaaaaaaaagcaactttgtAAATAGCAGTGagccatttcttttcctttctcttcttttttttgttttttttttttttttttttttNNNNNNNNNNNNNNNNNNNNNNNNNNNNNNNNNNNNNNNNNNNNNctgcctctgcctcccaagtgctgggattaaaggcgtgcgcaaccactgcccagctagcagTGAGCCATTTCTGTATCCTTGGTTTACAGTGAACATTGTTCTCTACTACCTTGTGGTTTTTTTCTAGGCCAGTATCCCATTCTCTGTGGTTGGCTCCAACCAGTTGATTGAAGCCAAAGGCAAGAAGGTTAGAGGCCGTCTCTACCCATGGGGAGTTGTAGAGGTGGAGAACCCAGAACACAATGACTTTCTGAAGCTGAGAACGATGCTCATGTAAGACATTTGGTGTATTCACTAAGGCAGAACATGAAGAGTGGGGACATTCAGAAACTGGGTATACCACTATTGCAGACTAAGAAGACCATTGCAGTTGGGACTGAGGGTCTTTATTGGGACTCTGAGCCTCTGTTGAATCTCTTTCTCCTAGGACTTTATAGTACTTGCTCCTccctttaaataaatgtaaactttaAGTATGCCTTCCCCTCttgaatagtttttaaattaagggTGATGACTTTTGATAACAGTATGGAAAAAAAGGATATAGTCTATTGAACTCTTAAgttataaagaagaatgaaatgggCCTGAGAtatgggtcagcagttaaaacTGCTTGCTGCCACTGTACCCATTTCAGGTACTCAAAAACCACCTGTGACAGTCCCAGGTGACtgtacaccctcttctggatagTGCAAGcacccaaacacacatgtatacaaacagaACAAGGAAAGACATTCTGAGTAACAGTGTCACGGATATGGAACACTTACAAGTTACCACTGTCTCTCCAATAGCAGGTTTGTTACTAGAGGAAATCAGAACCTATGGGATCTTGGCTATTGTCCAACAAACAAAGCGAGAGCCCCAGAGTCTATTAGTGCTACAGTCAGTAAATCAGCAGCTCTGGTTCAGCATTAGCCTAGAAAACTGTAAATGTTACGGGTGTCAATTAGCTTAAGATGTCTTGGTCTAGTTTTCATTATCTTATAAGTATGGAAGCCCACTTGTCTCTTTCTGGAAACTAGAAGGTTAACATCTGGTCAAGTTCTTCTCACTATGTTAAAATGAATCAGAGGGTATCACATGGTGAGACAACataagctattttatttttattagcatgtgATTATACATATTTTGAGGTATAATGTATTTAGCACCTATTTACTATATGTACTAAACAATTTCCTTCTCTCCATCACTTCTTCGTGATACTTTCAAGCTTTACTCTTGTACTTCTCTATAAAATATACTTCTTTAATGAAAAAAGTTCAAAGAGAAGTAATCTGAACAAACTAATACTTTGATTAGTTAAATTACTGCATACTTAGGCTATTTACTGAATGAGAACCAGTATGATTTTGCCATCTTAAGTTACTACAGATGTAGCATAATAGTTCTGAGAGTGCTTAAGACATACTTGTCTGCAGTGCTGAGCTGCTGGCTGTCCTAGCCCTGTTCTTCAGGGAATGTCAGTGTTGCACAGTAGGTGTGATATTAAGTTGTGCCTTCCTTAAAGTGAAGAAGATCCAACTACCCTTTTATCCACATTCATACTATTTCCCTAGATCCTGAGTAAACAGGAATGTGTTATGTTCTCTATACAATTTTAAATGAGTAAcatttgggaaataaaaaaagCTATTAGAATTGTCTATTTTTCGTAAGATCTTTTAGAAAATTGAAGTGTTATATTTCAGTTATCATTTACAAAAAAGTCTCCTAAAATCCCTTGTGTGTCCATGACCCTCCAGTGCTAATGCTTTGTAGTGTGGCTTGTAATGCCTATGACAGTGGCAAGGAGAAAATAGTCTCTCAAGGTCTTAGTGTTGTAGCTTACTGTGCTTCCAAAGGAGCTTTCTTACCTGAGAGTCCAGCAAACTCTGAAGTTTACCAAATGATTATCCGGGCTCGCAGTACTGGCTTTTTTCCATGTGTTCCTGACTAGGATATTGCTGTTGTAGCCCACGAGACTGCCATATCCTGAATCCCTTGTtacatttcttctcctttttagCACTCACATGCAGGACCTACAGGAAGTGACCCAAGACCTTCACTATGAAAACTTCCGTTCTGAGAGGCTGAAGAGAGGCGGCAGGTTGTCACACTGTCTTCCCAGTATCATGTTCCCTGAGTCTCATTCTCCTGTCTTTCATGTGTATAACTCAGACTTCTTGATCATAAAAAACATGTGCTTCCTGCTCAATCACTGTATCACTGTAAAAGAATATTGTTAATTCAGTCAAGTGGAAGCAGGGACAGAAAAGAGACATTCATAACGTGTACATAAAGAACAAGttcagaggctagagagatggctctggaggcaagaacacttgctccccttgcagaggacctgggttcaattcccagcaccctcaatgcagctcacaactgtgacTCTCAGTTCCAGGGTatttgatgccttcttttggcatgcatgtggtgcatggCAAGCAATGCATACAAGTAAATAGTAAtaaagcatttcttttaaacaaacagCTTTAGATGGAAGAGCCAGAGGCTTGCATTGGTTCTTTTGTGGAAGTATTGctgtgtttataaataaataatgggttTGCTTGCCATTGAGAGCTTTGGAAGGTAAGATCACCGTAGGTGTCACTGGAGTAACAGCTCTATTTTCTACAGATTCCATGTGGCCAGATCCATTCACTTTGTCTCTTTTGTAGTCCTAGTGTATTTGtatgatgtcttagttagggttttactgctgtgaacagacaccatgaccaaggcaactccttataaggacatttaactggggctggcttacaggttcagaggttcagtccggtatcatcaaggtgagaacatggtagcatccaggcagacgtggtgtaggaggagctgagagttctacatcttcatctgaaggctgctagcagaatactggcttccaggaagctaggatgagggtcttaagcccacacccacgaTGACACatgtactccaacaaggccacacctcctaatagtgccactccctgggccaaacatatacaaaccatcacatatgaGATATGTGCTTTGTGACCCAATTGCACCTGAAAAACCATGTCTCTAGGAAGCTTACAAGTACCTGTAACTTAAGCTCCAATGAATCTAACACCTCTCACCTCTATGGGCACCagcattcatatgcatatatatttatatatagacacccacatacacacataaataataaaatagtttttgagATGTTAATTTGGAAATATATTAATTAAGAAAGGCTTTTACTAGCATAACTGTTGGTGTTATCAGTGAGCTTTCCTCAGTCCTGTCTGCCAGGCTCTGTTCACTCAGcagctcttctggcttctttaggTGTAATAGTTTATTCACAGTATAGTCATAAAGGGGAACGTCCCTAAACCAAGACCCTTCTTTTGGTTAGACCTGCTGCTTTTGACTGTAAGACAAAGTCAAATCATCTTTCCACCTTACAGAAATAAGTCTTCTGAATTTCCAGTttcatgttttgtctttttcttccttgtgttctCTTAATTATCATATCTTTAAAAGGCCTTAACTGAAGGGGACCCACACACAACACAGTGGGGGGGGGCTCCCCTCATAACCTGGATTAGGCACAAACCACACCCAAACACTTATTTtcacagacagaaaacaagaaagaaaagtaaaagtttCTGCTATCTGGCTCCAGCAGAAAAACTGCAGGTTCAATTtttaagaggagaaaagggggtcTGGATTAGAATGGGCTCAGATGCTTTGACTGGGCATGTTAATAAGGTGATCCAAAGGGGGATTTTGATGGCTGGGCTTCAATGCTTTGATAACTGGATGTTAgtagtcagcctcaggaatgAATCTGACGTAAGAAAGAGTCTGAATAAGGGAACAGACGTGAATGGAGAGCTTTAGGGATGTAATCTGTGGCTTACAGGGGCGTAGGAGtgggaagggcaaggcctgccagcgCCATGCTTACGCTGCTTGAGCTGGCCAGAGACCTTCAGAAAGCAGAGTTCTTCAGGATTCTAAAAGTCTGTCTGTTATCTCTATTCAGAAATACAGTATTGTAGTATTAaagttgtaatttcttttttaccCTTAGGAAAGTAGAGAATGAGGACATGAATAAAGACCAGATCTTGCTTGAAAAGGAGGCTGAGGTAAAGTAGAATGGTTGTATTCTAGAATCTATAGCTGTTTTATATccaaaaatttcataattttccctttctttttgaaGCATTGTTTGCTaatctttaaaatacatgtaaatacatagtatacatattttaaaatgtattgccTCATTCAATCTCAAGTAGCAGTTTAGCTAACAATAAAAGGTAATatgactgaattttttttttttttttataaactgttCAAAGGTCTTTTTCCCTATATGTAGAGAATAACCAATTGGGAAACATAATGAATTGCCATTGCATTCATTACCAAAAATAGGGTAGGAATATATGTCTTActtagaagaagaaatgagagcaTGCTGCTAATAAGATAGTGGAGATTAAAGCACGACATTGTGGGTAGGACAGTCAGTATAAGAATCCAGTCCTCTAAACCTCTAAATTTAGAACCATGTGAACAATACCCTAGCAGAGTGGCACTCTTTCCTTTCCTAAGGGGTGTTTGGTAATGTAACTGTAATGTTTGAAGGCGAAAGTAAGTATGTGGTGCACAGGGAGCTCATTGAGAACTGGACTACAGAACAGTTGATACCCAAATAACCAGCTAGCAATTGATCAGGACTATAGAACAATACCAGTTAAAATGGTGCCGTTTATTTAGTGGTGATGTGGTCACAAGAGGACAGccttttctaaagaaaaagaaataatttctttgatCAAATTAATTCTGTGTGGATAAGATACTTATAATAACCACAAAGCCACCTAAAGAACACGTGAGTAAATATTTTAGAGCCCTTGCCTGCAGCCCTTCTGAACATAGACTGACCTCAGTGGCAGCGATTGTTAAGGAGTCTAACAACGGATGAGGGTCAGTTGGTGGTGCTTATCCTGGGTTCAGGCTCAGCAAAGCATAAACTAGGCATGATGGCtctttcctataatcccagcatttgggaagtaggaacaggaagattaggagttcagagttatccttggctacatagggagtttgagtctagcctgagcTAGTGATaatatgtctcaaaaataacaaaaaattgataagggaaaagttttgttttcataGCTAAGACCTTGTTACTGAGCAGAAAAGATGATTCATCCTTTGTGTTCTCCAAAGGGTAATAGCAGGCTCTCTTTTTGCCTCATTGTCTCAATAGTCTTTAACTAGTGATTCTGTTTATTGATAACTTCTGTCTCACTTGAATCACAAATTTTGTCATTTACATGGATTTTTTTATAGTTGATTCTTTTATATTGGTTTATAAGGTTTATTTGAACATGTTGTGTTTGAGAAAAGCAATGGAAACTAATGCATGACAACACCAACTTTGTATCTGACATGTACTGTTCCTAGCTCCGCCGCATGCAAGAGATGATTGCAAGAATGCAagcacagatgcagatgcagatgcagggTGGCGACAGTGACAGCGGGGCTCTCGGGCACCATGTGTGAGGCCGAGCTTTCTCATATTGGTAAGTTGGGGAGGGAGGGCGTGCTCCCTGCCAGCTCAACCTTAAATATGATGGGCTCCTCTCAAGTCTTACTagtgttttgcatttttaaatctgCTGTTAGCTGTATTATTAACCTTTCATTGAAAAGCAGAAACTATTCTCTGCTGCCACCTACTGTCTAGTAAAGATATTCTTATTTTCTAATGTTACAATATAGtttatgttaaagaaaaaaaattaagatttttattagTAATAGTGTTGGAAACTCTTTAATATTggaaacatctttaaaaagaactttctTAATTTATTAAAGTCTTCtgcagatgggaaaaaaaaatagtaaaggtGCCAGAAAGAGGAACCAGTGCCAGTTAGATAAGGGTCACCTAGGGGTAGACCTCCAGGCCTTTCAGGCTTGGCACATCAGTTAGATTTGTGATCTGATGTAATTCTGAGCACTGTTTTACAGTATCTGTCAGTTTTCAGGGACCTCGTAAAGGCATCTTGATTTAGTTCAGTTTATGCCCTTTGTTATGCAGAGGGAGGATTGCCAGTGCTGTAAGAAACAAATGCATCACTTccatttaaattgttttgtttttactttccagGTAACACTTTGGATAAGAAAGACTTCCTGATAAGTGCTACAGCGTCAAGGTTCTTAGCCCTGTGGAAGGAAGGGCAGCCATCCATATTGAAGCACCTGTGCCTGAGGATTTcagttggttgttttttgtttggttggattttttttttttcttttttaacatttgatggtttttgtttttactctttttttcttttacttctttttctgcCCTCACCCCCCAACTCCCTTTGGTATGAAGtactttttaacatttatatttcattgttacACTTTAAATTTTGTAAGGAAAACTCTGATATTTTATTCCTCCTGAACCACTAATGTTAGACTTTATTTCTAAGAATCAGTCAACATGTATACTCTTAGTAGTGAGTTTCTTTGATAGAGCTGGCCTGACTAACCACTGACAAGCACTCTTTGTTTCTATCTAGACATTTTTATGCTCAGAATGCTCCTGTGTGGTGGACAGTGATGTACCTGTGACAGAAGTGGTTGTGCATACTTGGTGCAAATTATTTGCTTACTAGGATGAAGTGACATTGTTAACTTTATATTTGTACAGAACACCTAAAACCAATTTTGCTGCTGTAGTTCATTCGGTTAATTCATCTGCACAGTTATCTGTTAACCAGGTAGAACAGAAGAGAGTTATCTAATGAGATACATGTTTATActt contains:
- the Septin2 gene encoding septin-2 translates to MSKQQPTQFINPETPGYVGFANLPNQVHRKSVKKGFEFTLMVVGESGLGKSTLINSLFLTDLYPERIIPGAAEKIERTVQIEASTVEIEERGVKLRLTVVDTPGYGDAINCRDCFKTIISYIDEQFERYLHDESGLNRRHIIDNRVHCCFYFISPFGHGLKPLDVAFMKAIHNKVNIVPVIAKADTLTLKERERLKKRILDEIEEHSIKIYHLPDAESDEDEDFKEQTRLLKASIPFSVVGSNQLIEAKGKKVRGRLYPWGVVEVENPEHNDFLKLRTMLITHMQDLQEVTQDLHYENFRSERLKRGGRKVENEDMNKDQILLEKEAELRRMQEMIARMQAQMQMQMQGGDSDSGALGHHV